One genomic window of Caloranaerobacter ferrireducens includes the following:
- a CDS encoding sigma 54-interacting transcriptional regulator: protein MQDIISISQNKCKQCYSCVRNCPAKAVQIESGQAKIVHSRCINCGKCIKSCPQEAKIVIDSKGKTLSILRENDTVIACIAPSFIVSFHEYNYKKIVGALKEVGFSEVWEVAVGAEYIVEAISQYIKNKENNLFLSSPCPAFISLIEKHYPEMIKYLLPFVSPMIATGKIIRKLHKNKNIKIVFIGPCVAKKCEALEPQFDGIIDSVLTFDELKDIFAIKGINIENAQEMDFDSIYCNEGKLFPLSGGLLGNLKSLYNLKESEYVVIDNDKDCVELINAIKAGKFKGKFVDVLMCRGCIDGPKIDSSLNYYERINKIYEYIKNSAKKAKKRNIKLELDFIRYYRNKRSILPYPTESEIQRILNMTNKFTKEDELNCGACGYSTCRDKAIAVFQGIAEVDMCLPYLISKKTKLVEQLSETLKETENLKDELEAVIESSYDGLVVTDGEGRILKTNSAWRKMVGYETKKEESVKDIESKNIIFPSATLLVLKEKRRISFIQHSHNGKEYLATATPIFDSNSSIKRVVTNIRDIDELNRLRDQIEETRKLQKYYKETKSRTYNKEYHNENIVANSIEFGEVLSLASSVAKVDSTVLILGESGVGKEIVANFIHNLSTRKDKPFIKINCGAIPDNLIESELFGYETGAFTGAKKKGKPGLIELAHEGTLFLDEIGEIPLNLQVKLLRVIQERKIMRIGGIREKYVDVRIIAATNRDLYDMVQKGEFRADLYYRLNVVPIEIPPLRKRKTDILPLCYHFLEIFNSKYRCNKRLSKSVERILEDYNWPGNVRELENLIERVVVTTPSDVIDIKDLPMFLLNTNDYCKKVDIEGILPLKEAVELVEKKLIEKAYRKYKSTYEMAKVLGVNQSTVVRKIQKYIKSNALEHD, encoded by the coding sequence ATGCAGGATATTATTAGTATAAGTCAAAATAAGTGCAAACAATGCTATTCTTGTGTTCGAAATTGTCCTGCCAAAGCTGTACAAATAGAAAGTGGACAGGCTAAAATAGTTCATTCAAGATGCATTAATTGTGGTAAGTGTATTAAAAGTTGTCCTCAAGAAGCTAAAATAGTTATTGATAGTAAAGGAAAAACACTTAGTATATTAAGAGAAAATGATACAGTTATAGCCTGCATAGCTCCCTCATTTATAGTAAGTTTTCATGAATATAATTATAAAAAGATAGTTGGGGCTTTAAAAGAAGTTGGTTTCTCAGAAGTATGGGAAGTTGCAGTAGGTGCAGAGTATATTGTTGAAGCTATCAGTCAGTATATTAAAAATAAAGAAAATAATCTTTTTTTAAGTTCTCCTTGTCCTGCATTTATATCTTTAATAGAAAAGCATTATCCAGAAATGATAAAGTATCTTTTGCCTTTTGTATCACCTATGATTGCTACAGGAAAAATTATTAGAAAGCTACACAAAAACAAAAATATTAAGATAGTTTTTATTGGGCCTTGTGTAGCAAAAAAGTGTGAAGCATTAGAGCCACAATTTGACGGAATTATAGATAGTGTACTTACGTTTGATGAGTTAAAAGATATTTTTGCAATTAAAGGTATTAATATTGAGAATGCTCAAGAAATGGATTTTGATAGTATATATTGCAATGAAGGAAAGTTATTTCCTTTATCAGGAGGGTTATTGGGGAATCTTAAATCCTTATATAATTTGAAAGAAAGTGAATATGTAGTTATAGATAATGATAAAGATTGTGTTGAATTAATAAATGCTATTAAAGCTGGTAAATTTAAAGGTAAGTTTGTTGATGTTTTAATGTGTAGAGGATGTATAGATGGACCTAAGATTGATAGCAGTTTAAACTATTATGAAAGAATTAATAAGATTTATGAATACATAAAAAATAGTGCTAAAAAAGCAAAAAAACGAAATATAAAATTAGAATTAGATTTTATAAGGTATTATAGAAATAAAAGAAGTATATTACCTTATCCTACAGAAAGCGAAATACAGAGAATATTAAATATGACTAATAAATTTACTAAAGAAGATGAACTGAATTGTGGTGCATGTGGATATAGTACATGCAGAGATAAAGCAATAGCTGTATTTCAGGGAATTGCAGAAGTGGATATGTGTTTACCATATCTTATTTCTAAAAAGACTAAACTAGTTGAACAATTATCTGAAACATTAAAGGAGACAGAAAACTTAAAGGATGAATTAGAAGCGGTTATTGAGTCATCGTATGATGGTCTTGTAGTTACAGATGGAGAGGGTAGAATATTGAAAACAAATTCAGCGTGGAGGAAAATGGTAGGATATGAAACTAAAAAAGAAGAATCCGTTAAAGATATAGAAAGTAAAAATATTATTTTTCCTTCAGCAACTTTATTAGTATTAAAGGAAAAAAGAAGAATATCTTTTATTCAGCATTCTCATAATGGTAAAGAGTATTTGGCAACAGCTACACCTATATTTGATAGCAATTCCTCAATAAAAAGGGTAGTAACTAATATAAGAGATATAGATGAATTAAATAGATTAAGAGATCAAATAGAAGAAACTAGAAAACTGCAAAAATATTACAAAGAGACTAAAAGCAGAACATATAACAAAGAATATCACAATGAGAATATTGTAGCTAACAGTATTGAATTTGGAGAAGTATTAAGTTTAGCAAGTAGTGTAGCGAAAGTTGATTCTACAGTTTTGATTTTAGGGGAGTCAGGGGTAGGAAAAGAGATTGTTGCAAATTTTATACATAATCTAAGTACAAGAAAGGATAAGCCTTTTATTAAAATTAATTGTGGTGCTATACCAGATAATTTGATTGAATCTGAGTTATTTGGATATGAAACAGGTGCTTTTACAGGAGCAAAAAAGAAAGGCAAACCAGGACTTATAGAACTTGCACATGAAGGAACATTATTTCTTGATGAAATAGGAGAGATTCCTTTAAATTTGCAGGTTAAATTATTAAGGGTTATACAAGAAAGAAAAATTATGAGAATAGGGGGGATAAGAGAAAAGTATGTAGATGTAAGAATAATAGCTGCTACAAATAGAGATTTATATGATATGGTGCAAAAAGGAGAGTTTAGAGCTGATTTATACTATAGATTGAATGTAGTTCCTATCGAAATACCTCCACTGAGAAAAAGAAAAACTGATATTCTTCCACTATGTTATCATTTTTTAGAGATATTTAATTCGAAATATAGGTGTAATAAAAGGTTATCTAAATCAGTTGAAAGGATTCTTGAAGATTATAATTGGCCTGGAAATGTACGTGAGTTGGAAAACTTAATTGAAAGAGTAGTGGTTACTACACCAAGTGATGTGATAGATATTAAAGATTTGCCTATGTTTTTATTAAATACTAATGATTATTGTAAGAAAGTAGATATAGAGGGGATATTACCTTTAAAGGAAGCTGTTGAGTTAGTTGAGAAGAAATTGATTGAAAAAGCATATAGAAAATACAAATCTACTTATGAGATGGCAAAAGTATTAGGTGTTAATCAGTCAACAGTTGTAAGAAAGATACAGAAATATATAAAGAGTAATGCTTTAGAGCATGATTAA
- a CDS encoding (2Fe-2S) ferredoxin domain-containing protein: MRFNDFYQNLRKSAEEAIKNKRENGKIRAVLGYSICSVSVGANEVLRSMQEVLVEADIDNVILETTGCIGLCSKEPLLDIYMPNGERYTYELVTPSKARAIVISHSLYGEPMEEWLLKM; the protein is encoded by the coding sequence ATGAGGTTTAATGATTTCTATCAGAATTTAAGAAAATCAGCTGAGGAAGCTATAAAAAACAAGAGAGAAAATGGGAAAATAAGAGCCGTATTAGGATATTCAATATGCAGTGTAAGTGTTGGAGCTAATGAAGTACTAAGATCAATGCAGGAAGTTTTAGTTGAAGCAGATATTGACAATGTAATATTAGAAACTACTGGCTGTATAGGACTTTGCTCTAAGGAACCATTATTAGATATATATATGCCAAATGGTGAGAGATACACTTATGAATTAGTAACGCCTTCGAAAGCTAGAGCTATAGTTATTTCTCATTCTCTTTATGGAGAGCCAATGGAAGAATGGTTACTAAAAATGTAA